The following proteins are encoded in a genomic region of Lujinxingia vulgaris:
- a CDS encoding isochorismate synthase: protein MARWKNPLHVESRLVELPLSLPALFERGRFLKRAFYLRSPEGDEHPFEEILGLGCVWEASLDDEAGFAGATEQFQRFDLPKEVSEHARLLLFGAFDPTMSAAEDRTWEHFSRRALYLPELLLLRNDEGIRAVSVTLASSALTSLETWLERLTDTSPAPTRSADARQLPGPFFDLHGERERFLGNVYRFVRAPKGQKIVYARRAVHTSPPKACDALLDSLNSRFDSCATFALSPHPGAPVFVGATPETLVSCRRNRLHTVALAGTTRGKSAPDSPERAQAEAELLESPKDLDEHYVVVRMISESLVKRGFSGEYGTPPRIRRLANVSHLETPIKSYTSGNFGLLDAVDTLHPTPAVCGQPREATRERIAKYEGFDRGLYAGPIGAMSPRGDGRVFVALRCGLIQEQRALLFAGAGITPESDPEVEWAETNQKLEAIQSALDGEGLT from the coding sequence TTGGCTCGTTGGAAGAACCCACTGCACGTCGAGTCGCGGCTGGTGGAGTTACCGCTCTCTCTGCCCGCGCTATTTGAGCGTGGGCGCTTTCTAAAGCGAGCCTTCTACCTGCGTTCGCCCGAGGGTGACGAGCATCCCTTTGAGGAGATTCTGGGCCTGGGCTGTGTGTGGGAAGCGTCGCTGGACGACGAGGCGGGTTTCGCCGGGGCCACCGAGCAGTTTCAGCGTTTCGACCTCCCTAAAGAAGTCTCAGAGCACGCGCGATTGCTACTCTTCGGCGCATTTGACCCGACGATGAGCGCGGCGGAGGACCGAACCTGGGAGCATTTTTCCCGTCGGGCCCTTTACCTCCCCGAGCTTCTACTTCTGCGAAACGACGAGGGCATTCGCGCCGTTTCGGTCACGCTGGCGTCCTCGGCGCTCACGTCGCTGGAAACGTGGCTGGAAAGGCTGACCGACACCTCGCCAGCCCCCACTCGCAGCGCTGACGCGCGCCAGCTCCCCGGTCCTTTTTTTGACCTTCACGGCGAAAGGGAGCGTTTTCTCGGCAACGTCTATCGCTTTGTGAGAGCGCCGAAGGGGCAGAAAATCGTGTACGCGCGGCGCGCGGTGCACACCTCCCCGCCCAAAGCATGCGATGCGCTTCTCGACTCGCTCAATTCCCGTTTTGATAGTTGTGCGACCTTCGCGCTGAGCCCTCACCCCGGCGCTCCGGTCTTTGTGGGAGCGACCCCAGAGACGCTGGTGAGCTGCCGGCGCAATAGACTGCACACGGTGGCCCTGGCGGGCACGACACGAGGCAAGAGCGCGCCCGACAGCCCGGAGCGCGCACAGGCCGAGGCCGAACTTCTGGAGAGCCCGAAAGATCTCGATGAGCATTACGTGGTTGTCCGCATGATCTCCGAGAGCCTGGTAAAGCGCGGTTTCTCGGGGGAATATGGCACGCCGCCCCGCATTCGACGACTGGCCAACGTCTCCCATCTGGAGACGCCGATCAAGTCCTATACGTCTGGAAACTTCGGTCTCCTCGATGCTGTGGACACCCTGCATCCGACGCCGGCTGTGTGCGGGCAACCGCGGGAAGCCACCCGGGAGCGTATCGCCAAATATGAGGGCTTTGATCGCGGGCTCTACGCCGGGCCCATCGGCGCGATGTCGCCCCGGGGTGACGGGCGAGTCTTTGTGGCGCTGCGTTGCGGGCTGATTCAGGAGCAGCGAGCACTGCTTTTTGCCGGCGCTGGAATTACCCCGGAGAGCGATCCGGAGGTGGAGTGGGCCGAAACGAACCAAAAACTTGAGGCCATCCAGAGCGCCCTCGACGGGGAGGGGTTGACATGA
- the menD gene encoding 2-succinyl-5-enolpyruvyl-6-hydroxy-3-cyclohexene-1-carboxylic-acid synthase, giving the protein MTTPQAAWPNINTLWAHALVDELARCGLKHVCISPGSRSTPLVVAFANHPDIHDISIIDERQAAFVALGLSLASGQPVALVCTSGTAAAHYYPAICEASSSGVPLLVLTADRPPNLHDTGAPQAIDQTRIFGQHVRWFHQVAEPEPTAEKMRYLRALACRACQRAAGPDAGPVHLNLPFRKPLEPTPLPEGHRDAVPPELLESDPLAMMGRSDDAPYLHTPPTRAILDEATLDTIAGLLASAERPLILAGADHRGNAYASTLIELARRIGAPLIAEPTSGVTRNAELQDAPLHFGDAIFGSSLLTILGAPDLVLRTGKAPLGWAAARAVRSWSHATTILLSPDADPADPDHLSSWHLRAEPATTLRALSRRLSASMRPAIPTNAAWLGAFQQAETLASQSLVAMLQNFRSERPDAPLTTPEIWHALGERLPDGCALMISNSMPIRDVDAFMAQRRAPLQIFFNRGVNGIDGIVATGLGIALARKATGLHAPTVIALGDVALRHDLSALALARELDLPILVLVLDNEGGAIFDELPIANFPDVHTRHFLTSARADITRSAPSAARISEATSPSELHDTLSVFFENPQLQVVVARSERQLDRDLRAALRAGTRTLIDHRSQGDLP; this is encoded by the coding sequence ATGACCACCCCACAGGCCGCCTGGCCCAACATCAACACGCTGTGGGCACACGCACTCGTCGATGAACTTGCGCGCTGCGGACTCAAACACGTCTGCATCAGCCCCGGCTCGCGCTCCACGCCATTGGTCGTGGCCTTCGCGAACCACCCCGACATCCATGACATCTCCATCATCGATGAGCGCCAGGCCGCCTTCGTCGCGCTGGGACTAAGCCTGGCCAGCGGGCAACCTGTCGCGCTCGTCTGCACCTCCGGCACCGCCGCCGCCCATTACTATCCGGCCATCTGCGAGGCATCGAGCTCCGGCGTGCCTCTCCTCGTGCTCACCGCCGACCGCCCCCCGAACCTCCACGACACAGGCGCACCGCAGGCCATCGACCAGACCCGAATCTTTGGTCAGCACGTGCGCTGGTTTCACCAGGTCGCCGAGCCCGAACCCACCGCCGAGAAGATGCGTTACCTCCGCGCGCTGGCCTGCCGTGCCTGCCAGCGCGCCGCAGGGCCCGACGCGGGGCCCGTGCATCTCAACCTCCCTTTTCGCAAACCTCTGGAGCCCACCCCACTTCCCGAAGGCCACCGCGACGCCGTGCCCCCGGAGCTTCTCGAAAGCGATCCACTCGCCATGATGGGACGATCCGACGACGCGCCCTACCTGCACACACCACCGACCCGGGCCATCCTCGACGAGGCCACCCTCGACACCATCGCCGGCCTGCTCGCCAGCGCTGAGCGCCCTCTCATACTCGCCGGCGCCGACCACCGGGGTAACGCCTACGCTTCCACGCTGATCGAACTCGCCAGGCGCATCGGCGCGCCACTCATCGCCGAACCCACCTCCGGGGTAACCCGCAACGCCGAACTTCAAGACGCCCCTCTGCACTTTGGCGACGCCATCTTCGGCAGCAGTCTGCTAACAATCCTCGGCGCCCCCGACCTCGTGCTGCGCACCGGCAAAGCCCCCCTGGGCTGGGCCGCGGCCCGCGCCGTGCGATCCTGGTCGCACGCGACCACCATCCTGCTCTCGCCAGACGCCGACCCGGCCGACCCGGATCATCTCTCCAGCTGGCACCTTCGAGCCGAACCCGCCACCACTCTGCGAGCCTTGAGTCGACGCCTGAGCGCGTCAATGCGGCCAGCCATACCGACCAACGCCGCCTGGCTTGGCGCCTTTCAGCAGGCCGAAACACTCGCCAGTCAATCGCTCGTCGCCATGCTCCAGAACTTCCGCAGCGAGCGGCCCGACGCCCCCCTGACCACACCGGAAATTTGGCACGCCCTCGGGGAGCGTCTGCCCGACGGTTGCGCGCTGATGATCTCCAACAGCATGCCCATCCGTGACGTCGACGCCTTTATGGCGCAACGACGCGCGCCGCTTCAGATCTTCTTTAACCGCGGCGTCAACGGCATCGATGGCATCGTTGCGACCGGGCTGGGCATCGCTCTCGCAAGAAAAGCTACTGGGCTCCACGCTCCCACTGTCATCGCGCTTGGCGACGTCGCACTTCGACACGATCTCTCGGCGCTGGCGCTGGCCCGAGAACTCGATCTTCCCATTCTCGTCCTCGTCCTCGACAACGAAGGCGGCGCCATCTTCGACGAGCTCCCCATCGCCAACTTTCCCGACGTCCACACCCGCCACTTCCTCACCTCGGCACGCGCTGACATCACCCGCAGCGCCCCCTCGGCGGCCCGGATCTCGGAGGCAACTTCACCTTCGGAACTCCACGACACTCTGAGCGTCTTCTTCGAGAACCCGCAACTTCAGGTCGTGGTCGCCCGCAGCGAGCGCCAGCTCGACCGCGATCTTCGCGCCGCACTCCGCGCCGGGACCCGAACCCTCATCGATCATCGCTCCCAGGGAGACCTCCCATGA
- a CDS encoding 1,4-dihydroxy-2-naphthoate polyprenyltransferase: protein MTTSSPSKLQSWLLASRPKTLAAAAVPVVVGSAVAYGQDLFAPGPAIAALVGAGLIQIGTNFANDYFDAKSGADNENRLGPTRAVQAGLLTPNAMKWATALTFLAAALVGLYLIGVGGWPILVIGIASILSGIAYTGGPYPLGYNGLGDLFVFIFFGIIAVTATHYVQALSFSIEALVASIPIGLLSTAILIVNNYRDVDTDRVAGKNTLAVRLGKAVTRKQYAGVVLGAYLVPVIQVAAGLSQTWVLLPLVSLPLAMKCIRALGELEGSALNALLARTAGLLTVFGVLYAIGFAL from the coding sequence ATGACCACCTCCTCCCCCTCCAAACTTCAATCCTGGCTCCTCGCCAGTCGCCCCAAAACCCTCGCGGCGGCCGCTGTGCCCGTGGTGGTCGGGAGCGCCGTGGCCTACGGTCAGGACCTCTTCGCCCCCGGCCCGGCCATCGCCGCACTCGTGGGGGCCGGCCTGATTCAGATCGGCACCAACTTCGCCAACGACTACTTCGACGCAAAAAGTGGCGCCGACAACGAAAACCGCCTCGGCCCCACCCGCGCCGTCCAGGCCGGACTGCTCACCCCGAACGCCATGAAGTGGGCCACTGCCCTGACCTTCCTGGCCGCCGCGCTCGTCGGCCTCTACCTCATCGGCGTCGGCGGCTGGCCCATCCTGGTCATCGGCATCGCCTCGATCCTCTCGGGCATCGCCTACACCGGCGGGCCTTACCCCCTGGGCTACAACGGCCTGGGCGATCTCTTTGTCTTTATCTTCTTCGGCATCATCGCCGTCACCGCCACGCATTATGTGCAGGCGTTGAGCTTCTCCATCGAGGCCCTCGTGGCATCGATTCCCATCGGGCTCCTCTCGACGGCCATCCTCATCGTCAACAACTACCGCGACGTCGACACCGACCGCGTCGCTGGCAAAAACACCCTGGCTGTGCGACTCGGAAAGGCCGTCACACGCAAACAATATGCGGGCGTCGTGCTGGGGGCCTATCTGGTGCCCGTGATTCAGGTCGCCGCTGGCCTCTCCCAGACCTGGGTGCTCCTGCCCCTTGTTAGCCTGCCTCTCGCCATGAAGTGCATCCGCGCGCTCGGCGAACTTGAGGGCAGCGCTCTCAACGCACTCCTCGCCAGAACCGCCGGTCTTCTCACCGTCTTCGGCGTACTCTACGCCATCGGATTCGCGCTATGA
- the menC gene encoding o-succinylbenzoate synthase: MNDAILTAVFEAPELSWKRVTLPLMVPIRTSAATYEAREVLALRLRATVGGEQVEGYGECSPLPGWSTETISEVELALRGLANSPALKESLTLAPEHLDAALGNLASIPTLRFGVELAMLDALARQQRVPLANLFAGDNPVDLTFGVRLQTTHALDPPAITAGRVRVSVGVSNRAAKLKVGLDPLETDVERIRLVREQCPNAAIRLDANRAFSLEQALAFAEAVAPYNIDFLEEPVACETIEEFLELSQKSAVPIAADESCSPPDFALKLIEARAVNALVLKPMSLGGLLPTLQLIERAEEAGLRVVISNLIESAIGRRAAAHLVAGNARFNALDGSHGLITGNWLKEDIAPERDKNLGGTLRLDDAPGLGFVPTPFAPGREAT; this comes from the coding sequence ATGAACGACGCCATCCTCACAGCCGTATTTGAAGCGCCCGAACTTTCCTGGAAACGGGTGACCCTCCCGCTAATGGTGCCGATTCGCACCAGCGCGGCCACCTACGAAGCGCGCGAAGTACTCGCTCTGCGCCTGCGCGCAACTGTAGGCGGCGAGCAGGTCGAGGGTTATGGCGAATGCTCGCCATTGCCCGGATGGTCGACGGAGACGATCTCGGAGGTGGAGCTCGCGCTACGCGGCCTGGCAAACAGCCCCGCCCTTAAAGAGAGCCTCACCCTTGCTCCGGAACACCTCGACGCGGCGCTGGGTAACCTCGCCAGCATCCCCACCCTCCGTTTCGGCGTCGAGCTGGCCATGCTCGACGCTCTCGCGCGACAGCAACGCGTCCCCCTGGCCAATCTCTTCGCCGGCGACAACCCCGTCGATCTCACCTTCGGCGTACGTCTCCAGACCACCCACGCCCTTGATCCGCCTGCAATCACCGCCGGACGCGTCCGTGTCTCCGTGGGAGTAAGCAACCGCGCCGCCAAACTCAAAGTAGGCCTCGATCCACTCGAGACCGACGTCGAACGCATTCGTCTCGTACGCGAACAATGCCCCAACGCCGCAATTCGCCTCGACGCCAACCGCGCCTTCTCCCTCGAACAGGCGCTCGCCTTCGCCGAGGCCGTCGCGCCTTACAACATCGACTTCCTCGAAGAGCCCGTCGCCTGCGAGACCATCGAAGAATTCCTCGAACTCAGCCAGAAGAGCGCGGTCCCTATCGCGGCCGATGAGTCCTGCTCCCCTCCGGACTTCGCCCTCAAACTCATCGAGGCCCGAGCCGTCAACGCGCTCGTCCTCAAACCGATGAGCCTGGGAGGACTTCTGCCCACCCTCCAACTCATCGAACGCGCCGAAGAAGCCGGCCTCCGCGTCGTCATCAGCAACCTCATTGAGAGCGCCATCGGACGCCGCGCCGCAGCCCATCTCGTCGCCGGCAACGCACGCTTCAACGCCCTCGATGGCAGCCACGGCCTCATCACCGGCAACTGGCTCAAAGAAGACATCGCTCCAGAGCGAGACAAAAACCTCGGCGGAACTCTGCGCCTGGATGATGCGCCTGGCCTGGGCTTTGTGCCCACCCCCTTCGCCCCGGGCAGGGAGGCCACATGA
- a CDS encoding class I adenylate-forming enzyme family protein, with amino-acid sequence MSSLLPSTDWLNAAAQHHPERLAIVAGDKALSYAQLRDLVFRRSSRLAAMNLDPGSRVALIAENSLSWLLAAHAILMSGATLVPLHHRATPDDLRTQLRIVPVDLIIHDASATLPSELDAPLLALDALDATDAAAPESADIMVPPLPGETIAVDGDNTLVILFTSGTTGTPRAVPLNASNIHASAMASAQRLGLHDDDRWLCCLPLCHMGGLATMLRSLLYATTLELAKDTDIASLVSLLTTRHITLVSLVPTQVHRLIAEYNAPVKTSLRAALVGGGPIDARDLQAARELGIPVLPTYGMSEAASQITTLPLDAPLDALESAGAPLPGTELRITLDDGSTVAPGQPGAIEVRGPTLTPGYLNANAAPLFGNDGWMRTGDVGHLDARGYLYVHHRASERIVSGGENIDPTEVERALRAHPDLSDVAVFALDHPEWGQQLCCALVVDPSHASHIQRSSAALVELSDGSLYQSLREFCRERLSTFKIPRRWFLTDAIPRTPSQKVRRHRLADLAARVGQ; translated from the coding sequence ATGAGCTCGCTGCTTCCCTCAACAGACTGGCTCAACGCCGCCGCCCAACATCACCCGGAACGACTCGCCATAGTCGCCGGCGATAAAGCGCTCTCGTACGCGCAGCTCCGCGACCTCGTTTTCCGGCGATCGAGCCGGCTTGCCGCGATGAACCTCGACCCCGGCAGCCGTGTCGCCCTCATCGCCGAGAACAGCTTGAGCTGGCTACTCGCCGCACACGCCATCCTCATGTCCGGCGCGACGCTTGTCCCCCTGCACCACCGCGCCACGCCCGATGATCTGCGCACCCAACTGCGCATCGTGCCCGTCGACCTCATCATTCACGACGCATCTGCGACCCTCCCCTCGGAGCTCGACGCGCCGCTGCTCGCACTGGACGCACTTGACGCCACGGATGCCGCTGCGCCCGAGAGCGCTGACATCATGGTTCCTCCTTTGCCAGGGGAAACCATCGCTGTCGACGGCGACAACACCCTGGTGATCCTCTTCACCTCCGGCACCACAGGCACCCCGAGAGCGGTCCCACTCAACGCGTCGAACATTCACGCCAGCGCGATGGCTTCCGCGCAACGTCTGGGACTCCATGACGACGACCGCTGGCTCTGCTGCCTGCCCCTCTGCCACATGGGCGGGCTCGCCACGATGTTGCGCAGCCTGCTCTACGCCACGACACTCGAGCTCGCCAAAGATACCGACATCGCCTCGCTCGTGTCCTTGCTCACAACTCGCCACATCACGCTCGTGAGCCTCGTCCCGACCCAGGTGCACCGCCTGATCGCGGAGTACAACGCCCCCGTAAAGACCTCCCTGCGAGCCGCCCTCGTAGGTGGCGGCCCCATCGACGCTCGCGACCTTCAGGCCGCCCGCGAACTGGGGATTCCTGTGCTCCCGACCTACGGCATGAGCGAGGCTGCAAGCCAGATCACAACGCTCCCCCTCGACGCTCCCCTGGACGCCCTGGAGAGCGCCGGCGCACCGCTCCCCGGCACCGAGCTCCGTATCACCCTCGATGATGGCTCCACCGTAGCACCTGGCCAACCCGGCGCTATCGAGGTGCGCGGCCCCACGCTCACCCCGGGCTACCTCAACGCCAACGCCGCGCCTCTCTTCGGCAACGATGGTTGGATGCGCACCGGCGACGTCGGCCACCTCGACGCACGCGGTTACCTCTACGTGCACCATCGCGCCTCCGAGCGCATTGTCTCCGGCGGCGAAAACATCGACCCCACCGAGGTCGAACGCGCGCTGCGCGCGCATCCAGACCTCTCCGATGTCGCTGTCTTCGCCCTCGACCACCCTGAGTGGGGCCAGCAGCTCTGCTGCGCGCTCGTCGTAGACCCCTCACACGCTTCCCACATCCAACGCTCCAGCGCCGCACTGGTCGAACTCTCAGACGGCAGCCTTTATCAAAGCCTGCGTGAATTCTGCCGCGAGCGCCTCAGTACCTTCAAAATCCCCCGGCGCTGGTTCCTTACCGACGCCATCCCCCGCACACCCAGCCAGAAAGTACGCCGTCACCGGCTTGCCGATCTCGCTGCACGTGTCGGTCAATAG
- the aroF gene encoding 3-deoxy-7-phosphoheptulonate synthase, with product MSTADITPSLPSSSDATSVDPRLPRTGRRNDGSRHIVHIGDVPFGAEPFVVIAGPCAVESADMITRAAARVADLGANVLRGGAFKPRTSPYSFQGLGMPGIEMLQHASHTHGLPFVTEVLSESDVEAMAERVDAFQIGARNMQNFALLEAVGRTGRPVVLKRNFGATPTEWLLAAEHVARAGSDKIILCERGIRSFGDETRFTLDLAGAMWAQDESRLPVIVDPSHAIGLPHLLKRAAAATLAAGLDGLMVEVHPDPTQARCDADQALTPAAFEELMAHLQRFTIERPLLAR from the coding sequence ATGAGCACCGCCGACATTACCCCCTCCCTCCCCTCCTCCTCCGACGCGACCTCGGTCGATCCGCGCCTTCCTCGCACCGGTCGTCGCAACGACGGCTCCCGTCATATCGTGCATATCGGAGATGTCCCCTTCGGGGCTGAACCTTTCGTGGTGATCGCCGGCCCCTGCGCGGTCGAATCCGCAGACATGATCACCCGCGCCGCTGCTCGCGTCGCAGACCTTGGTGCAAATGTGCTGCGCGGCGGCGCATTCAAGCCCCGCACCTCCCCCTACAGCTTCCAGGGCTTAGGCATGCCGGGCATCGAGATGCTTCAACATGCCTCCCACACCCACGGCCTGCCCTTCGTCACCGAAGTCCTCTCCGAGTCCGACGTCGAGGCCATGGCCGAGCGCGTTGACGCCTTCCAGATTGGCGCCCGCAACATGCAAAACTTTGCGCTTCTCGAAGCCGTCGGTCGCACCGGTCGCCCCGTCGTCCTCAAACGCAACTTTGGCGCCACCCCCACCGAATGGCTCCTTGCCGCCGAACACGTCGCCCGCGCCGGCTCCGATAAGATCATCCTCTGCGAACGAGGCATCCGCTCCTTCGGCGATGAGACCCGCTTCACTCTCGACCTCGCTGGCGCCATGTGGGCGCAAGACGAGAGCCGCCTGCCGGTCATCGTCGACCCCTCCCACGCCATCGGCCTCCCCCATCTCCTTAAACGCGCCGCCGCCGCAACACTCGCTGCAGGCCTGGATGGCCTGATGGTCGAAGTGCACCCCGACCCCACGCAGGCCCGCTGCGACGCCGACCAGGCCCTGACGCCTGCCGCCTTCGAAGAGCTGATGGCCCACCTCCAGCGCTTCACCATCGAGCGCCCCCTTCTCGCTCGCTGA
- the menH gene encoding 2-succinyl-6-hydroxy-2,4-cyclohexadiene-1-carboxylate synthase translates to MIHYEVGDARDPGARVAVFIHGFMGSGRDFRGLCEELSARRRCVRVDLPGHGRSAQTVGGASASIAFMAGEVLGVLDHLEVEAADVVGYSMGGRVGMWLAMHHPERVRTLVLESASPGIEGEEERAERARLDAARAREMREVGLERFLERWYGLELFDSLRAHPGFEAMVKERARGDVHALARVIAEASPGLQESLWPRLCELSMPTLWMAGRLDARYAAMAQRAARLSGEAFHIVEGAGHNAHLEAPSAVAEAIAAFWEGV, encoded by the coding sequence ATGATTCATTATGAAGTCGGCGATGCACGGGATCCAGGGGCGCGGGTGGCGGTCTTCATTCACGGGTTTATGGGGAGTGGTCGAGATTTTCGCGGGCTGTGCGAGGAGCTGAGTGCGCGTCGTCGTTGTGTGCGTGTGGATCTTCCGGGCCACGGCCGGAGTGCCCAGACCGTTGGCGGTGCGTCGGCGTCCATCGCCTTTATGGCCGGGGAGGTGCTCGGAGTGCTGGATCATCTCGAAGTCGAGGCTGCGGATGTGGTGGGGTACTCGATGGGGGGACGTGTGGGGATGTGGCTTGCGATGCATCATCCGGAGCGTGTGCGCACGCTGGTGTTGGAGTCTGCCAGCCCGGGGATTGAAGGTGAGGAGGAGCGCGCGGAGCGCGCGCGTCTGGACGCGGCTCGCGCCCGGGAGATGCGGGAGGTGGGGCTGGAGCGTTTTCTGGAACGTTGGTATGGCCTGGAGCTTTTTGACAGTCTGCGTGCCCACCCGGGGTTCGAGGCGATGGTGAAGGAGCGCGCCCGGGGTGATGTGCATGCTCTGGCCCGGGTGATTGCCGAGGCAAGCCCGGGGCTCCAGGAGAGTCTCTGGCCCAGGCTCTGTGAGCTCTCAATGCCGACACTGTGGATGGCGGGTCGTCTGGATGCGCGCTATGCGGCGATGGCGCAGCGTGCAGCAAGGCTCAGCGGCGAGGCGTTCCATATCGTAGAGGGGGCCGGTCATAACGCGCATCTGGAAGCGCCGTCCGCGGTTGCGGAGGCGATCGCTGCGTTCTGGGAAGGCGTCTAA
- a CDS encoding LNS2 domain-containing protein codes for MRKRNVVWHVCAPLVALLLIGCGTSTSTAETWTPDVAGQDADVHLDDAGDVGAEMDVALGDAGGDVDLPELAFCNQAPLPEFGETVDWESFGSGAITALDEWHSAQDVITHPEREALITGKFTYGPTSKDLQGERIEVWMDDCSGSYVRLGEALTDSDGRSVLTLAPDALPPVGTYALVQRVMGDNTAARSYLRVFPQETRFIVFDIDATLTTSDSELFQDIFNDLFEPLLDGDFVPEARVGAVDITKVRNELHGYQLVYITGRPYWLTEQSRGWLDDQGVAHGHLRLTGSNAESLPNNTGVGAYKAAYLAFLQDLGFEIVMAYGNATTDIFAYAEAGIAPERTFILGQHGGEEGTVALGEDYVEHLEAVRGEAPTDQPFVWTP; via the coding sequence ACGTGGACTCCGGATGTGGCGGGTCAGGATGCAGACGTGCATCTCGATGACGCCGGAGATGTGGGCGCGGAGATGGATGTTGCGCTCGGGGACGCCGGTGGTGATGTGGACTTGCCAGAACTCGCGTTCTGCAATCAGGCTCCGTTGCCGGAGTTTGGCGAGACGGTGGACTGGGAGAGCTTTGGCAGTGGGGCGATTACGGCGTTGGATGAGTGGCATAGCGCGCAGGACGTCATCACGCACCCGGAGCGCGAGGCGCTGATCACGGGGAAGTTCACGTACGGGCCGACGAGCAAAGACCTGCAGGGGGAGCGCATTGAGGTATGGATGGACGACTGCTCGGGGAGCTACGTGCGTCTGGGGGAGGCCCTGACCGATAGCGACGGGCGCTCAGTGTTGACGCTCGCCCCTGATGCCTTGCCGCCGGTGGGGACCTACGCGTTGGTGCAGCGGGTGATGGGCGATAATACAGCGGCGCGCTCGTACCTGCGTGTCTTTCCTCAAGAGACGCGGTTTATCGTCTTTGATATCGACGCGACGCTGACGACTTCGGACAGTGAGCTCTTTCAGGACATCTTTAACGACCTGTTTGAGCCGCTACTCGATGGGGATTTTGTGCCGGAGGCGCGTGTGGGGGCGGTGGATATCACGAAGGTGCGAAACGAGCTGCATGGCTATCAGCTCGTATACATCACGGGGCGACCTTACTGGCTGACGGAGCAGAGCCGGGGTTGGCTGGATGATCAGGGCGTGGCGCACGGGCATCTTCGCCTGACGGGCTCCAACGCCGAGTCTTTGCCGAATAATACGGGCGTTGGCGCGTATAAAGCGGCGTACCTGGCGTTCTTGCAGGATCTGGGCTTTGAGATCGTGATGGCCTATGGCAACGCAACAACCGATATCTTTGCGTACGCCGAGGCGGGCATCGCGCCCGAACGCACCTTTATCCTGGGGCAACACGGGGGAGAGGAGGGCACGGTAGCGCTGGGTGAGGATTATGTAGAGCACCTGGAGGCGGTACGTGGCGAGGCCCCGACCGACCAACCTTTTGTATGGACTCCGTAA